From Lycium ferocissimum isolate CSIRO_LF1 chromosome 12, AGI_CSIRO_Lferr_CH_V1, whole genome shotgun sequence, one genomic window encodes:
- the LOC132039430 gene encoding protein BIG GRAIN 1-like A codes for MLFSFPLFVKPHYNRPIYHSIDQGQEKKSRNLNSNSSHIGSSCYGLNNRPKPIITSISTNQEKFHNHQYPKDLNFYDSSLAKGKPKDDEDGFKKTKSRALKIYRDLKKVKQPISPGGRLSSFLYSLFTNGKKTKILTNDEEKKLKSANASTCSSSSSFSRSCLNKNIIITPCGHKTLDVDQQNVEAVKSINRNYIHEDHQLKIHKSLQVLFQEYEDNDDEDEGASCASSDLFELDIFSSIGVLIKNMKIMMFEF; via the exons ATGCTATTCTCTTTCCCTCTTTTCGTCAAACCCCATTATAATAGGCCTATTTACCACTCCATTGACCAAGgccaagagaagaaatcaagaaacttgaattCAAACTCCTCACATATTGGCTCTTCTTGCTACGGTCTTAATAATAGGCCTAAACCAATTATAACTAGCATTTCAACTAACCAAGAAAAGTTTCACAACCACCAATATCCCAAAGACCTCAACTTTTATG ATTCTTCTCTAGCAAAGGGAAAACCTAAAGATGATGAAGATGGTTTTAAGAAGACAAAGTCAAGAGCTTTGAAAATTTATAGAGATTTAAAGAAAGTTAAGCAGCCCATTTCTCCCGGAGGTAGACTATCAAGTTTCTTGTACTCACTTTTTACAAATGGGAAAAAAACAAAGATTTTGACAAATGATGAGGAGAAAAAATTGAAGTCTGCAAATGcatcaacttgttcttcatcttcttcattctcTAGGTCATGTTTAAACAAGAATATTATAATTACTCCATGTGGGCACAAGACTTTGGACGTGGACCAACAAAATGTTGAGGCTGTAAAAAGCATTAATAGAAATTATATTCATGAAGATCATCAGCTAAAAATCCACAAGAGTCTTCAAGTACTTTTTCAAGAATatgaagataatgatgatgaagatgagggTGCAAGTTGTGCAAGTTCTGATCTGTTTGAGCTTGATATTTTTTCTTCCATTGGAGTTCTGATCAAGAATATGAAGATAATGATGTTTGAGTTCTGA